The Mya arenaria isolate MELC-2E11 chromosome 15, ASM2691426v1 genomic sequence tatggtttatggaAAGTATATTCTGTCATTTCAAATAAgcgcaattaaatatataagtaaataatcgtaaaaacgcgattttagaggaactatttgacgtcaaaaGTGATTCAAAATTACAGTGCTTTATGGCGTCAGTAAACAACGACACGCGCGTTTTGGTGAAATGAACAAAAGTACGTTTTCTACGTCAGTTTtcccacaaattgataattttagatatgcaataaaaatatcaatcatgttgtTTCGGTCCGgagcaagcctcgttaccggcttacgcgcgtgctcTCGGGTCGGATATTTCTATCCGTACTGGAAACACATGATGGATTCCTAAACGCACGTTCCACTTGCTACCGTTCCATTATAACAGTTACTGTGTAGAATATGTCAAATATGCTACAGTAATTATTATCGACGTAAAAGGttctgttttaattgttattaagATGAAACgtaaatgcaattaaaaacCCAAACGTGTTCAATCACTGatttataatcttatatcaatTAACTTAACTAACCAAAACGTGTTTGatcattaatttatatcaattattttacgTAACTTAATTTGGTTTGACAAAAAGCTAAACGTCAGATGGATTCGAAACCGCTACCGGTGAAATAAGAATCACGTTCGACCGGAACACAATTACTATAGTAAagtcaataaacattttgcttaaTTGGTAAACTGTTTTCCATCTCCTTCTTTTTTGATTTGGTTAGATACAGAGATCATGACCATATACATCTCAATATATTTGTGGGAAAATAGAAACACATATTCTGACAAAATCTGTAAGTTATGGATGCAAGCAGGATAACAAGCAGATAGTTGGGCCAATACAGACCAAACGCTTTGTTCCATTGCGACAAAAAACACtaaattaattgtttcaaacataatttgatACACTCTTATTTCAAGTcgaatttatgtaaaaatgatacacgcaaataaagagatattttacgttttattctaaatataCAACACAAAGTATACATGTACTCGTACATAAATAATATGGAAGCCTTTCtaataaaaagtgtttgtttgttaatgtttaaggTATAAAAGGTTTATAAAGCTCTTTATAACATTCTAAAACACTATATATCAAGTTCCAAGGTCGTAGTGATTCCAGGAACAATTGTTGGTGCCTTAATTACGTCAATTTTATAATGCGTTTTTAAACTGcttataaaccatttaaatgttttgatcgATTACTTTAAAGAAACGTtacaaaaataagtttaagAAAGTCTTACAgatacttaaagtgacactcttattcgaaagcaatacatacacatgtataacgaacatcaatgttgagtgataaacctttaactacttccttaataatgcatttatggaaaatattaataactgataacaagattgcaacCGTGTGTTTAAACGCTGAATACCCAAAAGTACTAATGATCGGTGAgtgtttaaagatttactgcgatatACTGTCGTCTCATGAGATAGAattaccgtgttttctgcacctttctttcaaattcaactctgTATCCTTCTTAAAAACCGTTGATTTCGACATTTTTTCACCCTATttggtgcataaaaacaaattgcatcaattgtggtacatcttatttgggagttatAGTGCATCTTTTAATGAAGCTTTTAACTGTtatacttatataatttatatcagtttaaaatgaacatatttatcatatatatatatatatatatatatatatatatatatatatatatatatatatatatatatatatatatatatatatatatatatatatatatatcatacatgGAGTTTCAGGTACCTAATACTTGCAAAATTCAAACTGTTAATTAAGCTTATAATTTGTTAAGGTGACATTAGTTTttagtttatcaataaagttCCGTGCCAAAAAAAATACggtaatatgttattttttttggcacgggactttattgataaactaaTTACTAATAATTAAAAAGCTACTGGAAATAACCATCAAATATGATAGTTATCACCATACGGTAAATCGCGGCGTGTTTAAATAAGACAATAAAGTTCATACAAGAAATCAGACTTGCAGCTAGTTTTCACACTTACATTTTACCCAAATACTTatgtttaacattaacattaaggTGCACTGCTTGTGTGCTTTACGCCTGGCTTTACGACATGCAACACCCTACATATACGGACTCTGATAAggtgtgtttttaaatacatttagaaCTACAAAAAATATCTATGACAGATTCAATAAGTAGCTATTGTACACCATATATTCATCCAGTACGTTAACTAACTACATGAACTAAATAACACCACACGTACGTACGAGACGTAGATTTAAAGCACATTGAGTTCAGATATTAGGAAGTTAACAAACATACGATCCATGATCGATACAGGCTAAAAAGAATCgacattcttttttttatatatacagaatgtcaatgttttacctttatttaaattgatacacttgtatttgtttttgtcctGGATAACTGTTCGACACGACCAGCTTTTGACCGTCCTTGGACACAGCAACTGCCCTTGGAGAGTTCATGTTAACCTTACATGAACCAATCACTCTCCCTGTAGGAGATAGCTGGACGATAGAGTTGGTACCACTacaacatacaaacacacagtCCCCGGGACCTACACTAAGTCCACGAGGGGATTTGATTCTGTCATCTTTTACCACTGTGGTAACACAGATCGAACCGCTGACGTCATGGAAAGATACAGAGTTGTCCAATAAGTCACTTACAACTACAATTTGACGATTAGGAATGAAGGTGGTGGCGCTTCCATACTCAccccatttatatttttgttcggGCAGTTTGGGTTCAAATTCTTTTTCTTCAGATGCTGAAACAACACAGGCTGGATACTTGTCGTCATATGTCGATGCACATAAACGATCGCCATGCATTATCGAGAACGAACCCTTTTTACGCGTATATGTCGTTGCTTGTAGTAccttaattgtattatttttgcttATCTCAGTAAAAACGACCTGCGTTCCGCATGAATAAGCAATAGTGtcatctttaaaacatgcaaCATCATAGGAtcgtgttgttttttgtgttgcTAGTACATCTAAACTGTCATCGAAAATCAGCAGTTCATTGTTCGTATTGTCCACTCCAACAATCCTGCCGTCTGGAAGAAAGTCAAGTCCAGTTACGAAAGGTTCCTGATCATAGCCTCCACCTTGCTTCAAATTTCTTGACGCCAACAAACGTAACATAAAAGGACGTGCAAACGTTCCAGCTGTTGCCTTGGTGAAAGTATTCTGCACATGGAGTGAACCGATGTCATCCCCGCTTTGTATGAAAGAAAGCAGTGTCTTGTTGATTTCGAAAATGAAGTCCAGAACATGTTGATCGGACTCTTGTTTCGAAATCGCATGTTTGTGCTGTCTTATCTTTTTTGTAAAGAGATACATTCTGCAGGAATCGTCGCTGTATGATGTTGTATCAATATCTTTAGTAATGGCCGTTCGAACTATTTTTTCTTCATCTATTTCCTTTGATTCAATCTTGACTGCATCACGGAAACTCTGAACAACGTTGCACTTGAAATCATCGAATAGTTTAACTATTTCATTCTTCATGATATCGATTTGATCGGGAATGTCTTTAGCCTGGTTTTGGTAAGTTTGCATTCGTTTTTCCGCatctttattaatattttcacacaTGCCACGAATATTTGAAAGCGACAATTTCCCACCTGATGTGATGTCTGTAACTTCAGTGCACTGCTTATGGTACATTACACAACAGAGTCCACAACACATTTCATCGTGGTCCACACAGTATATGTTTACATCCTGTTTGTGTTTGATGCATATTTTCCTTTGCTCTTCTTCCTCCAAACCTTGTAGATCGTGTCCAACCATGATGTCATTCAATGAATGGTTCATTGAGCACTCTTCACACTGGTGTTGTTGGCAGGTTTTACACAGCACCACCGCATCATTCCACCTCCCTTTGGTTCTACAGGGATCGCAACGTTTCCCCTTCCGACCGGGAACGTTATCCTCGGCACACGTTTGATCCGCGTCTGCTGATCGTCCCCCGACTTTATCGTGTACGGTCGTTTGGTAGCCCTCAGCCATTTAATAAATtaagcgtataacgatataaAATGTCTCTACTGAACGTCAACAGACTAATATAATCTCAAGTTTGAATTGATCAAGTGTGCGCTCCATATTCAATACCTCTGTTAACATTTGAACAAAAGAATGGAACAATATTCAACTGATTATAGATAGTCTATTCCAATAATGATACAGGTAAAGAAATGCATTCAGTTTGTCgtctttataatttatttaatggtTCATTGGAATGGTATGTCTCTCTTTATCCACTTAAGTTTTAAACGCTGTCATATAAAACATCGCCCAATTGGtttcttttgaattttgtaaaagaTATGAGTACGATTACAATCCAGGTAATCAATTTCACAGATTGATATTCGAACTATTTCAATGCAGTTatattgaacattcaaaaatggtcaaaaagAAGAAGTTTGtgatcaatataaattgataaatactATTCCCTACAATTAGACAATAAATAGGCTGGCACGTTCCATCTTTACTCTTCTACTGTGTTTTTcatacattgtttataaaaagttGATAATCAATAcatgcttatttttatattgttattcaatttaatgAAATAGATGCTTTCCGGtagttaatataattttatcagtAAGATCTAGTTATGAAACAGTGAAGTAACAATATGAAATCCAAATCTTTTTCAGATAGtcttttgaacatatttttttatgacttaAGCCTTAAGTATTgtatattgaattgaattcctAATTTGTTTTGGCAAAGTATAGTACTTTTGTCATGTACGttaagttagcggcctagcggcgtgaagttagcggcctagcggcgtgaagttagcggcctggcggcctagcggcctagcggcgtgaagttggcggcctagcggcctgccggcctatttttttttctatttccaagcaattgttaatagTGAGTGATAGCAGAGTgatagtctgtgcataaaaacagttaatatatcattgtttgagaataaaaagcatgtatacatgctttgaaataggataccattttaggccgctaggccgccaggccactaacttcacgccgctaggccgctgaagtacTCGattgacttttttgaaaaaaagttgaaaaacgcttcagagtgataatttgtgcataaaaacagtaaatatatcattgttttagaagatcaggcatgtttaatgctttgaattagctgactgctttTTTTAggagaaaatgcatgtatacaggTTTtaaaataggattcaattttagGCCATTAGGCctctaggccgccaggccgctaatttcacgccgcttggccgctaggccgctgaagtgcttgatcgacttttttgaaaaaaagttaaaaacgcttcagagtgataacttgTGCATAAAACTgcttattataat encodes the following:
- the LOC128219365 gene encoding uncharacterized protein LOC128219365, with translation MAEGYQTTVHDKVGGRSADADQTCAEDNVPGRKGKRCDPCRTKGRWNDAVVLCKTCQQHQCEECSMNHSLNDIMVGHDLQGLEEEEQRKICIKHKQDVNIYCVDHDEMCCGLCCVMYHKQCTEVTDITSGGKLSLSNIRGMCENINKDAEKRMQTYQNQAKDIPDQIDIMKNEIVKLFDDFKCNVVQSFRDAVKIESKEIDEEKIVRTAITKDIDTTSYSDDSCRMYLFTKKIRQHKHAISKQESDQHVLDFIFEINKTLLSFIQSGDDIGSLHVQNTFTKATAGTFARPFMLRLLASRNLKQGGGYDQEPFVTGLDFLPDGRIVGVDNTNNELLIFDDSLDHLKKKNLNPNCPNKNINGVSMEAPPPSFLIVKL